One region of Psychrobacter sp. DAB_AL43B genomic DNA includes:
- a CDS encoding SCO family protein: MKTIKTMQNSTAHPLVHAIKLTLAGGLYITLLACSNPDANEGAAVQDTQTESKSGANSKPAVMAHDDMNDMDHKDMNSQQPAEALGQDYSIYQVGGDWTDHNGNTFELDKLQGKNQVVVMAYTSCQHTCPILVQSMKQIYKEMTPEVRAQTEFLLATLDTERDTVEVMKNFAEYNELGDNWRLIRSDEASARMLANTLNIKYQFAANGDINHSNLISVLDKEGRLVAQGIGVADSGIKPLIEYLNTHN; the protein is encoded by the coding sequence ATGAAAACAATAAAAACCATGCAAAACAGCACCGCTCACCCATTGGTTCATGCTATCAAACTGACCTTAGCTGGCGGGCTATATATTACTTTACTGGCTTGTAGTAATCCTGACGCTAATGAAGGGGCTGCTGTACAGGATACACAGACTGAGTCCAAGTCTGGAGCTAACTCTAAGCCTGCAGTAATGGCTCATGACGATATGAATGACATGGATCATAAAGACATGAATTCACAACAACCTGCAGAAGCATTGGGGCAAGATTACTCTATTTATCAGGTGGGCGGCGATTGGACAGACCACAATGGCAATACTTTTGAGCTTGATAAGCTTCAGGGTAAAAACCAAGTGGTGGTGATGGCGTATACCAGCTGTCAGCATACTTGTCCTATTTTGGTTCAATCTATGAAGCAGATTTATAAGGAGATGACGCCTGAAGTACGCGCACAAACTGAGTTTTTACTGGCCACATTAGATACTGAGCGTGATACCGTTGAGGTGATGAAAAACTTTGCTGAATATAATGAGCTCGGTGATAATTGGCGCTTGATTCGTAGTGATGAAGCCAGTGCCCGTATGCTTGCCAACACCCTAAATATTAAATATCAATTTGCTGCTAATGGCGATATTAACCACTCTAATCTGATTTCTGTTTTGGATAAAGAAGGTCGCTTAGTAGCGCAAGGAATTGGTGTGGCGGATTCTGGCATTAAGCCGTTGATTGAGTATTTGAACACTCATAATTAA
- a CDS encoding acetyl-CoA hydrolase/transferase family protein — protein MTSINHEGRVLHDGLNKKIMSADEAAAFIKNDMNVGMSGFTGAGYPKAIPAALAKHMEAAHARGEEFQIGLLTGASTATECDGVLAEAKGIKWRTPYQSEPALRKQINAGEAYYFDMHLSHVAQQSTIGFYGDMHMAVVEVSGILPDGRLIPSTSIGTSNAWLENADHIILEVNAQQSLMLEGMHDVYNDIGMPPNRKPIPLVTPGGRIGVPYLHCDLDKVVAVVLTDSPDRNSKFADPDECSNKIASHIIDFFHDEVKKGRLPANLLPIQSGVGNVANAVLAGLQHSSFEQLTGYTEVLQDGMLDLIMSGKMTMASATALSLSPDALETFNANLEELRARIVLRPQEITNHPEVARRLGVLAINAMIECDLYGNVNSTHVMGTNMMNGLGGSGDFARNAYTSFFVSPSVAKDGAISCITPMVSHHDHTEHDVMVIVTEQGLADLRGLAPRQRAQAIIDNCAHPDYRPMLQDYFDRASSTAGMQTPHILNESLSWHQRYVETGDMRIK, from the coding sequence ATGACATCAATTAATCATGAAGGTCGCGTACTGCACGACGGTTTAAATAAAAAAATCATGTCTGCTGATGAAGCGGCGGCATTTATTAAAAATGATATGAATGTCGGCATGAGTGGTTTTACTGGGGCGGGTTATCCTAAAGCCATACCAGCAGCACTTGCCAAACATATGGAAGCTGCCCACGCTCGCGGTGAAGAATTTCAAATTGGCTTACTGACTGGCGCATCTACTGCAACTGAATGTGATGGCGTATTGGCTGAAGCCAAGGGCATCAAATGGCGCACGCCGTATCAGTCAGAGCCTGCGCTGCGTAAACAAATTAACGCCGGTGAAGCGTATTATTTTGACATGCATTTATCGCATGTAGCTCAGCAAAGTACCATTGGATTCTACGGCGATATGCATATGGCTGTCGTCGAAGTATCAGGTATTTTACCAGATGGTCGCCTAATTCCTTCGACGTCAATTGGTACCAGTAATGCTTGGTTAGAAAATGCTGACCACATCATCTTAGAAGTCAACGCTCAGCAAAGCTTAATGTTAGAGGGTATGCATGATGTTTATAACGACATTGGTATGCCACCTAACCGTAAGCCTATTCCATTAGTCACGCCAGGCGGACGTATTGGTGTTCCGTACTTACATTGTGATTTAGATAAAGTGGTGGCGGTTGTCTTAACCGATTCACCAGATCGCAACAGCAAGTTTGCTGATCCTGATGAATGCTCAAACAAAATCGCCAGCCATATCATTGATTTTTTCCATGATGAAGTCAAAAAAGGCCGTCTACCTGCTAACTTATTGCCTATCCAATCAGGTGTAGGTAACGTGGCTAATGCGGTATTGGCCGGATTACAGCACAGCTCGTTTGAGCAATTGACCGGCTATACTGAAGTATTACAAGATGGTATGTTAGACCTCATCATGTCTGGCAAAATGACCATGGCGTCTGCCACTGCACTGTCATTAAGCCCAGATGCACTAGAAACGTTTAATGCCAATCTTGAAGAGTTACGTGCTCGTATTGTGTTGCGTCCACAAGAGATTACCAATCACCCTGAAGTGGCGCGTCGCTTAGGTGTCCTTGCCATCAATGCCATGATCGAGTGTGACCTTTATGGTAACGTCAACTCAACCCACGTCATGGGTACCAATATGATGAATGGCCTCGGCGGTTCAGGTGACTTTGCCCGTAACGCTTACACCTCATTCTTTGTATCGCCATCAGTAGCAAAAGATGGTGCTATCTCTTGTATCACACCGATGGTATCGCATCATGACCATACTGAGCATGATGTGATGGTCATCGTGACTGAGCAAGGTTTGGCAGATTTGCGTGGTCTTGCGCCGCGTCAACGTGCTCAAGCAATTATCGATAACTGTGCACATCCAGACTATCGTCCGATGTTGCAGGATTACTTCGATCGCGCCTCTAGCACAGCAGGTATGCAAACGCCGCATATTCTTAATGAGTCGCTATCATGGCATCAACGTTATGTCGAAACAGGCGATATGCGCATCAAGTAA
- a CDS encoding HlyD family efflux transporter periplasmic adaptor subunit, with the protein MADYKYTPTTVKVGRSRLSIWIGLIGIVILIVWASFAKIDQVTRAKATVIASARTQEIQASEGGVLTELAVAEGEEVKAGQLLVVLEEERAKAALDNSASKTAALKAKLARLNAEIFERPLVFTQDVENYPEYVQNQTALYNRRRQAINEEVSSLEAMLVLAEKELSMNEPLLEYGDVSQADVIKLRRQVADIEAQINNKRNKYFEEAQAEMTKAQEELDTELEQLRDRTQVLEEKRLLAPTDGKIKNINVTTIGGVVKPGEVIMQILPTSSDLVIDAKVSPADIAYVKEGQDATVKLDAYDYSIFGAMNGTVSYISPDTLMEQTPKGEEPYYRVLIVITGAEFKGQEDRIVIKPGMTASVDIKAMERTVLSYLTKPITKTLSEGMGER; encoded by the coding sequence ATGGCAGACTATAAATATACACCCACCACCGTTAAAGTGGGTCGCTCAAGACTGAGTATTTGGATCGGCTTAATCGGTATCGTGATCTTGATCGTATGGGCTTCCTTTGCCAAAATTGATCAAGTAACTCGTGCCAAAGCGACGGTGATTGCCAGTGCTCGAACACAAGAAATCCAAGCCTCAGAAGGTGGTGTCCTGACAGAACTGGCAGTTGCTGAAGGTGAAGAGGTCAAGGCGGGTCAGCTGCTTGTGGTGTTAGAAGAGGAGCGAGCCAAAGCTGCTTTAGATAACTCTGCCTCCAAAACAGCCGCACTAAAGGCTAAACTCGCACGTCTCAATGCAGAGATTTTCGAGAGGCCTTTAGTCTTTACTCAAGATGTTGAAAACTATCCTGAGTATGTACAAAACCAAACGGCACTTTATAATCGTCGTCGCCAAGCTATTAATGAGGAAGTCTCTTCTCTTGAAGCAATGCTAGTTTTAGCGGAAAAAGAGCTCAGTATGAATGAGCCGCTATTAGAATATGGCGATGTCAGCCAAGCAGATGTGATTAAGCTGCGCCGCCAAGTGGCTGATATTGAGGCACAAATTAATAATAAGCGTAACAAGTACTTTGAAGAAGCTCAAGCAGAGATGACCAAAGCACAAGAGGAGCTTGACACCGAGCTTGAGCAGCTGCGAGATCGCACGCAAGTATTAGAAGAAAAACGTTTATTGGCGCCGACAGATGGCAAAATCAAAAACATCAATGTTACTACTATCGGCGGTGTCGTGAAACCGGGTGAAGTCATTATGCAGATTTTGCCGACGAGTAGCGATCTCGTGATAGATGCAAAGGTCAGTCCTGCTGATATTGCTTATGTCAAAGAAGGTCAGGATGCTACCGTAAAGCTTGATGCTTATGATTATTCAATTTTCGGTGCGATGAATGGTACAGTGAGCTACATCAGTCCAGATACTCTAATGGAGCAAACACCGAAAGGGGAAGAGCCTTATTATCGAGTATTGATCGTTATTACTGGTGCTGAGTTTAAGGGTCAAGAAGATAGAATAGTTATTAAGCCAGGCATGACGGCTTCTGTTGATATTAAAGCGATGGAGCGTACAGTATTATCTTACCTAACCAAGCCTATTACTAAGACGTTATCAGAAGGTATGGGGGAGCGTTAG
- a CDS encoding type I secretion system permease/ATPase, whose translation MSEQLQLTTSDLDSNGMTNVAGQVLAPSELTQTLVNAIRHLLNQQGYPIDNIRLQDVVARHDGRLANDKGQAINELGGVIAILKDIGIDRTPEILEQPDAAFLPLLAYRSDLGWGVIDSQTPQKSWNFRQENSHLHTRADELSLILRIRLTDEHIQKRKSSFTDLLKSDLGNYKGVLFEAIIATFLINMLALAVSLFSMQVYDRVIPTRSEYTLIILASGVFLVIIFEAFMKFSRSRIMDKVVVGLDQYLSREVFQRLLKVRIDQMPGSVGSMAAQLRGYEQVRSFFTASTLFGLVDLPMTIIFISLIAFIGSPLVATVPVIAAVIAIVMGLSARKRIDAIAAEGATASYYKTGLLVEAVEGVETIKAGAGSWKFLSRWLDVMKVTIKNDLDMKHTNDNLTYFTQMLQQISYVGIVIVGSFVVISGDMTMGGLIACSILGGRVLAPVMMLPNLLVQYSHAKAANLNIEALFSLEQDNHGVSYPLSPSRIKGFYQCDGLVFNYKDNDRPAVDIKKLTIRPGERIAILGPIGSGKSTLLKILAGLYAPTKGRILLDGLDIHQISRETLSERLGYLQQDHRLFQGTLRENLLIGMAAPDDDVMQEVLIKTGLINLVSSHSSGLELPISEGGRGLSGGQKQLVAFTRLLLTKPNVFLLDEPTASMDNRQEQRCLQVLKHELTEGQTFIVSTHKTALLELVDRLIIMDNQRIIMDGPKQAVLDELMKNEQAKNQTAQPPNQKIRIKPIVTKTLTDAQGK comes from the coding sequence ATGAGTGAACAATTACAACTTACGACCTCAGATTTAGATAGCAACGGCATGACCAATGTGGCCGGTCAAGTGCTGGCTCCGTCTGAGTTGACGCAAACGTTGGTCAATGCTATCAGGCACTTATTGAACCAGCAAGGCTATCCAATAGATAATATACGCTTGCAGGATGTCGTTGCGCGCCATGATGGCAGGTTGGCAAACGATAAAGGCCAAGCAATTAATGAGCTTGGCGGTGTTATTGCGATATTAAAAGATATAGGTATAGATAGGACACCAGAAATACTAGAGCAACCCGATGCTGCCTTTCTACCTTTATTAGCCTATCGCTCAGATTTGGGCTGGGGTGTCATTGACAGTCAAACCCCGCAAAAGAGCTGGAATTTTAGGCAAGAAAATAGTCATCTCCATACGCGTGCTGATGAGCTGTCGTTAATTCTAAGAATTCGTCTCACCGATGAACATATTCAAAAGCGTAAATCTTCTTTTACGGATCTACTTAAATCAGATTTAGGTAATTATAAGGGTGTTCTTTTTGAAGCCATTATTGCGACCTTTTTAATTAATATGTTGGCGTTGGCCGTATCGCTATTCTCAATGCAAGTTTATGACCGCGTGATACCCACTCGCAGTGAATATACGCTTATTATTTTAGCAAGCGGTGTATTTTTAGTCATCATTTTCGAAGCGTTTATGAAGTTTTCTCGCTCGAGAATTATGGATAAAGTGGTCGTGGGACTCGATCAGTATTTATCTCGCGAAGTATTCCAGCGACTGCTCAAAGTACGTATTGACCAGATGCCAGGATCAGTCGGTTCTATGGCAGCACAGCTACGTGGCTATGAGCAAGTCCGCAGTTTTTTTACGGCCAGCACCTTGTTTGGATTGGTCGATTTACCGATGACCATTATCTTCATTAGTTTAATAGCTTTTATTGGGTCACCGTTAGTAGCTACCGTACCGGTCATTGCAGCAGTGATCGCCATAGTAATGGGATTATCGGCGCGCAAACGTATCGATGCGATTGCTGCTGAAGGTGCGACCGCTTCTTATTATAAAACAGGCTTATTGGTCGAGGCGGTAGAAGGGGTCGAAACCATAAAAGCGGGGGCAGGAAGTTGGAAATTCCTATCACGTTGGCTTGATGTGATGAAGGTCACGATCAAAAACGATTTAGATATGAAGCACACCAACGATAACTTAACGTATTTTACGCAAATGCTGCAACAGATTAGCTATGTAGGTATTGTGATTGTAGGTTCGTTCGTCGTTATTAGCGGTGATATGACGATGGGTGGACTGATTGCTTGCTCGATATTGGGTGGTAGAGTGTTAGCACCCGTTATGATGTTACCTAATCTTCTGGTGCAGTACTCACATGCTAAGGCGGCTAACCTAAACATTGAAGCGCTTTTCTCATTAGAGCAGGACAACCATGGTGTGTCTTATCCTTTATCTCCTAGCCGAATAAAGGGCTTTTATCAATGTGATGGTTTGGTATTCAATTATAAAGACAATGACAGACCGGCCGTCGATATTAAGAAGTTAACGATTCGTCCAGGCGAGCGTATAGCGATTCTTGGGCCTATCGGATCAGGTAAGTCAACACTTCTCAAGATACTTGCTGGACTATATGCACCTACGAAAGGTCGCATATTATTAGATGGTCTTGATATTCATCAGATCAGTCGTGAGACGTTGAGTGAACGTTTGGGTTATTTACAACAGGACCATCGATTATTCCAAGGAACGTTGAGAGAGAATTTGCTGATAGGAATGGCAGCACCTGATGATGACGTGATGCAAGAAGTGCTGATCAAGACTGGACTGATAAATTTAGTCTCTAGCCATTCTAGTGGTCTTGAGTTACCTATCAGTGAAGGCGGACGAGGGTTATCGGGCGGACAAAAACAGCTTGTTGCTTTCACGCGTTTACTATTGACCAAGCCTAATGTATTTTTACTCGATGAACCTACTGCTTCTATGGACAATAGACAGGAACAGCGCTGTCTACAAGTACTGAAGCACGAATTGACAGAAGGTCAAACCTTTATTGTATCAACCCATAAAACCGCACTCCTAGAGTTGGTTGATAGACTTATCATTATGGACAATCAACGTATCATTATGGATGGTCCAAAACAAGCGGTACTTGATGAGTTAATGAAAAACGAGCAAGCAAAAAATCAGACAGCACAACCGCCAAATCAGAAAATTAGAATTAAGCCTATTGTCACTAAAACGCTCACAGACGCTCAAGGGAAATAG
- a CDS encoding TolC family protein: protein MNTQAAVKDMQINTLITQAVQTHPLVGSARANQQATTEGINAAKLNLLPTPSVSSGYDRDNDFVSQVTIRQPLWTGGKLTADVNQAIFDDKAAVEYIYEQQNLVAKTTIDAWQGYIQAIAKQNVHLDGLKELNEFEAMMQRRVGQGVSARIELDLVTNRILQEQTAYQGAVEQQRIGAARLEQIIGQPLSQMSAMSMPNIKVLVNQAKQQSTNFEKMAFEQAGFYNPTVVKEHFQIESAKQGVEAQQASKYPTVYAQYEHVYYHEDKENNGQFSLGLSYAPGAGFSNLALARASQAQVNSLVQTQEAARRRVIENVQVQYQQFVSAKDREASLVAAVAGAQIVVSSYRRQFIAGRKSWLEVLNAVREHNDYQVQLVQTRADMLGAFYRLQVDFGSMPWQQYGHNREPVTLFKPLDPVKEWINKQEIKRPTTSPSYVPMVEDNYLEITLPANIEDSLNNGNFIMLNEDYSVTPIVDQNNMIDR, encoded by the coding sequence ATGAATACGCAAGCTGCGGTAAAAGATATGCAAATCAATACTTTGATTACGCAAGCAGTTCAGACGCATCCTTTAGTCGGGTCAGCTCGTGCTAATCAACAGGCAACCACGGAAGGTATCAATGCTGCAAAATTAAATCTATTACCAACCCCAAGCGTGAGCTCGGGCTATGATAGAGACAATGATTTTGTATCACAAGTCACCATTCGCCAGCCTCTATGGACAGGCGGTAAGCTCACCGCTGATGTGAATCAAGCCATATTCGATGACAAGGCCGCAGTAGAGTATATCTATGAGCAGCAGAATCTTGTCGCGAAAACGACCATTGATGCCTGGCAGGGTTATATTCAAGCCATTGCTAAACAAAACGTCCATCTCGATGGTTTAAAAGAGCTTAATGAATTTGAAGCTATGATGCAGCGCCGTGTCGGTCAGGGCGTATCTGCTCGAATTGAGCTTGATTTGGTGACCAACCGTATTTTGCAAGAGCAAACGGCTTATCAAGGGGCAGTTGAGCAGCAGCGTATCGGCGCCGCCAGACTTGAGCAGATTATCGGTCAGCCGTTGTCTCAAATGAGTGCAATGAGTATGCCGAATATCAAAGTATTGGTGAATCAAGCCAAGCAACAATCAACCAATTTTGAAAAGATGGCATTTGAGCAAGCCGGTTTTTATAATCCGACGGTGGTAAAAGAGCACTTTCAGATTGAGTCTGCAAAACAAGGCGTCGAAGCCCAGCAGGCATCCAAATATCCTACTGTTTATGCTCAATACGAACACGTTTACTATCACGAAGATAAGGAGAATAATGGACAATTCTCCTTGGGGCTGAGTTATGCGCCTGGAGCGGGATTCTCTAATCTTGCCTTAGCACGGGCGTCCCAAGCACAGGTAAATAGTTTGGTACAGACCCAGGAAGCGGCGCGTCGGCGCGTGATAGAAAATGTTCAGGTGCAGTATCAGCAGTTTGTTAGTGCTAAAGATCGAGAAGCCTCATTAGTGGCAGCAGTAGCAGGCGCTCAAATTGTCGTTAGCTCTTATCGTCGGCAGTTTATTGCTGGGCGTAAATCGTGGCTTGAAGTGTTAAATGCGGTTCGCGAGCATAATGACTATCAAGTACAGCTGGTGCAGACGCGAGCAGATATGCTTGGCGCGTTTTATAGGTTGCAAGTGGATTTCGGCAGTATGCCATGGCAACAATATGGACACAATCGTGAGCCAGTGACGTTATTTAAGCCTTTAGATCCTGTGAAAGAATGGATTAATAAGCAAGAGATAAAAAGACCGACCACGAGTCCTAGTTATGTACCGATGGTGGAAGATAATTACTTAGAGATCACATTACCTGCAAACATAGAAGACAGTCTTAATAATGGTAATTTTATTATGCTGAATGAGGACTACAGTGTAACGCCTATAGTCGATCAGAATAATATGATAGATAGATAA